Proteins encoded together in one Litoribacterium kuwaitense window:
- a CDS encoding VOC family protein, with translation MLTSPVKNQVGAIFIHVTDMKRAIAFYNALLGLDEAPTGHAGTIYDLPIASGSPIILDANHPERKGQSDKPLFFFEAENLQAAYEKVQSIGAEIAWPIEEHEDISFFTFRDPDHNMMMICHDKRKWSADKRF, from the coding sequence ATGTTGACGTCTCCTGTAAAAAATCAAGTTGGGGCAATATTCATTCATGTTACTGATATGAAACGGGCGATCGCTTTTTATAACGCACTGCTTGGCCTTGATGAAGCGCCTACTGGTCATGCTGGAACCATTTACGATCTGCCGATAGCAAGTGGCAGTCCGATCATCCTTGATGCCAACCATCCCGAGCGCAAAGGACAATCGGACAAGCCGCTGTTCTTCTTTGAAGCAGAAAACTTACAGGCTGCGTATGAAAAAGTGCAGTCGATCGGTGCCGAGATTGCTTGGCCGATCGAAGAACATGAAGACATTTCTTTTTTCACCTTTCGTGATCCCGATCACAATATGATGATGATCTGCCATGATAAACGAAAATGGTCTGCTGACAAACGTTTTTGA